A genomic segment from Nematostella vectensis chromosome 6, jaNemVect1.1, whole genome shotgun sequence encodes:
- the LOC5515074 gene encoding hexokinase-2 isoform X1, translating into MFSVIPLLSGAVKTLNITFRSKEFAQEILKQYDMPKSSLEQVMKLLEEDMDNGLSADPKARENSPIKMLPTYVRRMPDGSESGDFLALDLGGTNFRVLLVQVLNGKVHMESEIFPLDQTLMTSDSITLFDYIADCITLFVKKKSLQDKTLPLGFTFSFPVQQLSLTSGLLIRWTKGFSAGGVEGEDVVRLLKDALHRKNSHSVDVVALVNDTTGTMMACGFDDRNVIAGLILGTGTNACYMESLDNVKKWNEERGCSNEVIINTEWGAFGDSGVLNWIITEHDKKIDVESINPGQQVFEKMISGMYLGELARHICMDLIHRGLLLNGIASNKLKTKGSFLTKFVSDIESGDENKLQQVLKELDVKATARDQEILRHICTAVSKRAARLASAGLATIVKKTKAYNSTIAIDGTLFKKHPKFKPYMQEALKELLPDSHLKLMLSEDGSGKGAALIAAVAAHTKSH; encoded by the exons ATGTTCAGTGTGATTCCATTGTTATCGGGTGCCGTCAAGACTCTGAATATAACATTCAGAAGTAAAGAATTT GCACAAGAAATTCTTAAACAATATGACATGCCAAAATCATCCCTGGAGCAAGTAATGAAGCTCTTAGAAGAAGACATGGATAATGGACTCTCAGCAGACCCTAAAGCCAGGGAAAACTCACCAATTAAAATGCTTCCTACATATGTACGCAGAATGCCAGATGGTTCCGAATCAGGAGATTTTTTAGCCTTAGACCTTGGTGGCACGAACTTTAGAGTTCTTCTTGTTCAAGTACTAAATGGCAAAGTTCACATGGAGAGCGAGATCTTTCCCCTTGATCAAACACTCATGACAAGTGATTCCATCACTCTGTTTGACTATATTGCAGACTGTATTACACTGTTTGTCAAGAAGAAGTCCCTACAGGACAAGACTCTTCCCTTAGGGTTTACGTTCTCATTCCCTGTGCAACAGCTTAGTCTAACATCAGGACTGTTGATAAGGTGGACCAAGGGGTTTTCTGCGGGTGGAGTTGAGGGTGAAGATGTGGTCAGGTTGCTGAAGGATGCTCTTCACAGGAAGAAT AGCCATAGTGTAGATGTGGTTGCCCTAGTCAATGATACTACTGGTACAATGATGGCATGTGGTTTTGATGATCGCAATGTGATTGCTGGATTAATCCTTGGCACAGGAACCAATGCATGTTACATGGAGAGCTTGGACAATGTGAAAAAATGGAATGAGGAGAGAGGGTGCAGTAATGAAGTGATCATTAACACCGAGTGGGGAGCATTTGGTGACAGTGGTGTGCTGAACTGGATAATAACAGAGCATGACAAGAAGATCGACGTCGAGTCCATCAACCCAGGCCAGCAAGT GTTTGAGAAGATGATATCTGGTATGTATCTTGGGGAGCTGGCTCGTCATATCTGTATGGATCTTATTCATAGAGGTCTCTTACTCAATGGTATTGCTTCAAACAAGTTAAAGACAAAAGGGAGTTTCCTCACCAAGTTTGTGTCAGATATTGAGAG TGGAGATGAAAACAAGCTTCAACAAGTTCTAAAAGAACTGGATGTCAAGGCTACTGCACGTGACCAAGAAATCCTGAGGCACATTTGCACTGCAGTGTCTAAGAGAGCTGCCAGGCTGGCCTCAGCTGGTCTTGCTACCATCGTCAAG AAAACAAAGGCATATAATAGCACTATTGCTATAGATGGTACCTTGTTCAAAAAGCACCCCAAGTTCAAGCCCTACATGCAGGAAGCTCTAAAAGAACTTTTGCCAGACAGCCACCTGAAGCTCATGCTGTCTGAGGATGGATCAGGGAAGGGAGCTGCTTTGATTGCAGCAGTTGCAGCGCACACGAAGTCCCACTAG
- the LOC5515074 gene encoding hexokinase-2 isoform X2: MAQEILKQYDMPKSSLEQVMKLLEEDMDNGLSADPKARENSPIKMLPTYVRRMPDGSESGDFLALDLGGTNFRVLLVQVLNGKVHMESEIFPLDQTLMTSDSITLFDYIADCITLFVKKKSLQDKTLPLGFTFSFPVQQLSLTSGLLIRWTKGFSAGGVEGEDVVRLLKDALHRKNSHSVDVVALVNDTTGTMMACGFDDRNVIAGLILGTGTNACYMESLDNVKKWNEERGCSNEVIINTEWGAFGDSGVLNWIITEHDKKIDVESINPGQQVFEKMISGMYLGELARHICMDLIHRGLLLNGIASNKLKTKGSFLTKFVSDIESGDENKLQQVLKELDVKATARDQEILRHICTAVSKRAARLASAGLATIVKKTKAYNSTIAIDGTLFKKHPKFKPYMQEALKELLPDSHLKLMLSEDGSGKGAALIAAVAAHTKSH; the protein is encoded by the exons ATG GCACAAGAAATTCTTAAACAATATGACATGCCAAAATCATCCCTGGAGCAAGTAATGAAGCTCTTAGAAGAAGACATGGATAATGGACTCTCAGCAGACCCTAAAGCCAGGGAAAACTCACCAATTAAAATGCTTCCTACATATGTACGCAGAATGCCAGATGGTTCCGAATCAGGAGATTTTTTAGCCTTAGACCTTGGTGGCACGAACTTTAGAGTTCTTCTTGTTCAAGTACTAAATGGCAAAGTTCACATGGAGAGCGAGATCTTTCCCCTTGATCAAACACTCATGACAAGTGATTCCATCACTCTGTTTGACTATATTGCAGACTGTATTACACTGTTTGTCAAGAAGAAGTCCCTACAGGACAAGACTCTTCCCTTAGGGTTTACGTTCTCATTCCCTGTGCAACAGCTTAGTCTAACATCAGGACTGTTGATAAGGTGGACCAAGGGGTTTTCTGCGGGTGGAGTTGAGGGTGAAGATGTGGTCAGGTTGCTGAAGGATGCTCTTCACAGGAAGAAT AGCCATAGTGTAGATGTGGTTGCCCTAGTCAATGATACTACTGGTACAATGATGGCATGTGGTTTTGATGATCGCAATGTGATTGCTGGATTAATCCTTGGCACAGGAACCAATGCATGTTACATGGAGAGCTTGGACAATGTGAAAAAATGGAATGAGGAGAGAGGGTGCAGTAATGAAGTGATCATTAACACCGAGTGGGGAGCATTTGGTGACAGTGGTGTGCTGAACTGGATAATAACAGAGCATGACAAGAAGATCGACGTCGAGTCCATCAACCCAGGCCAGCAAGT GTTTGAGAAGATGATATCTGGTATGTATCTTGGGGAGCTGGCTCGTCATATCTGTATGGATCTTATTCATAGAGGTCTCTTACTCAATGGTATTGCTTCAAACAAGTTAAAGACAAAAGGGAGTTTCCTCACCAAGTTTGTGTCAGATATTGAGAG TGGAGATGAAAACAAGCTTCAACAAGTTCTAAAAGAACTGGATGTCAAGGCTACTGCACGTGACCAAGAAATCCTGAGGCACATTTGCACTGCAGTGTCTAAGAGAGCTGCCAGGCTGGCCTCAGCTGGTCTTGCTACCATCGTCAAG AAAACAAAGGCATATAATAGCACTATTGCTATAGATGGTACCTTGTTCAAAAAGCACCCCAAGTTCAAGCCCTACATGCAGGAAGCTCTAAAAGAACTTTTGCCAGACAGCCACCTGAAGCTCATGCTGTCTGAGGATGGATCAGGGAAGGGAGCTGCTTTGATTGCAGCAGTTGCAGCGCACACGAAGTCCCACTAG